In Oryzihumus leptocrescens, the following are encoded in one genomic region:
- a CDS encoding phytoene/squalene synthase family protein, protein MRPFTHPPRPELVAAYVQCRRIHAHYGRTYYLATRLLPPERRPHVWALYAFARVADEIVDNAAGGDPRRLTGWSEHALAALRAAEPPHPRLEPVLAATWHTMRAYDLDPGLLEEFLASMAMDLTVTRYATWADLRGYMRGSAAVIGELMAPVLGASGPEALHCAGTLGEAFQLTNFVRDVAEDLDRGRIYLPGEDLRRCGVSEDALAQAVRCGQPDPAVRTLVAVQVRRALDLYEQARPGLAMVDASARPCLEAAFTLYRAILWQVVDHDFDVFAGRLSVPRRARALTAGRVVAAAGVNRLAVRGGRRPPRRSCS, encoded by the coding sequence ATGAGGCCCTTCACCCACCCGCCGCGACCGGAGCTCGTGGCCGCCTACGTGCAGTGCCGCCGCATCCACGCCCACTACGGGCGGACCTACTACCTCGCCACCCGGCTGCTCCCCCCGGAGCGCCGCCCGCACGTGTGGGCGCTGTACGCGTTCGCCCGGGTGGCCGACGAGATCGTCGACAACGCCGCCGGCGGCGACCCGCGCCGGCTCACCGGGTGGTCCGAGCACGCACTGGCCGCGCTGCGCGCCGCGGAGCCGCCCCACCCGCGGCTGGAGCCGGTGCTGGCCGCGACCTGGCACACGATGCGCGCCTACGACCTCGACCCCGGGCTGCTGGAGGAGTTCCTCGCCTCGATGGCGATGGACCTCACGGTGACCCGCTACGCGACCTGGGCGGACCTGCGCGGCTACATGCGCGGCAGCGCCGCGGTCATCGGTGAGCTGATGGCGCCGGTGCTCGGCGCGTCCGGGCCGGAGGCGCTGCACTGCGCCGGGACGCTGGGCGAGGCGTTCCAGCTGACCAACTTCGTCCGCGACGTCGCCGAGGACCTGGACCGGGGCCGGATCTACCTGCCCGGGGAGGACCTGCGCCGCTGCGGGGTCAGCGAGGACGCGCTGGCCCAGGCCGTGCGCTGCGGGCAGCCCGACCCGGCGGTGCGCACCCTGGTGGCGGTGCAGGTGCGCCGGGCGCTGGACCTCTACGAGCAGGCCCGGCCGGGCCTGGCCATGGTCGACGCGAGCGCCCGGCCCTGCCTGGAGGCCGCCTTCACGCTCTACCGGGCCATCCTGTGGCAGGTCGTCGACCACGACTTCGACGTCTTCGCCGGACGCCTGAGCGTGCCGCGGAGGGCGCGGGCCCTGACGGCCGGACGGGTGGTCGCCGCGGCCGGGGTCAACCGCCTCGCCGTGCGCGGCGGCCGGCGGCCACCCAGGCGCTCGTGCTCATGA